GTTCTTGGCGAAGCTCGTCAACTGGGTGGAAACCGCGGGCTTGCTCAGTGAGCTTTTATAGATGTTAAAGGAGCCGCTCTGTTCGCTGAGGTAATAATAGTCGTCGCCGTTGCCGTCGAAGACGGGGTTTCGGTCCTCGCCTTTAAAGTTGGTCAGCATCCGGTTCGTCTTGGCCTTTCGGTCGTAAACCCAGATGTCCCGGGCGATGGAGGAGGTGTGGTGTTTGCGCCACTCGCTTTCGTAGCCCTTCTGGTCGTGATAGATGATCTTGTCGCCGGCCGGGCTGACCGTGGCCGCGATGGCCGGCTTGGTCAGGACCAGGGCCGCTTCGCCGCCGCCCACCGGGACGCTGTACAGCTCCGGGTACGTCGACATCGGGTATTGCACGTTGGATGCCGCATCCTGGCGGGCCGACGTGAACAGGATCGCCTTGTCATCGGCCGTGAATCCGCTGGGGAGGTCGGATGACGAGTGGAACGTCAGCCGCTTGGCTTCGCCGCCCGCGGCCGGCATGATGAACACGTCGAAGTTGCCGTAGCGGTCGGAAGCGAAGGCGACGGACTTGCCGTCGTGACTCCAGACGGGAGAGTAGTCATAAGCTTCGCTCAGGGTCAGCGGAATCGCCGGACCGCCCGCGGCCGGAACCCTGTAGATGTCGCCCTTGTAGCAGAAGAGGATCGTCTGGCCGTCCGGCGAGACAGCAGGATAGCGAAGCCAGAGGGGATTGTCCTGGGCCCGGAGCGGGATCGCCCCGGTCAGAAAAGAGGCCAGAAGCAGGGACATGACGGCGTACTTCACGGCTTGGCGGCGGGAAATCGGCATAGAGCCCTCCATAAGGTTGGAATCATCCAATTGAATAGACGCATAAAAGCGAATTTTAGTTTCCTCTTTTTCCGAATTATTCTCAAACGGCACTCGGCAACTAGGGCCGGACTGCGGGGAGAATTAACGGCCGGCCTGTCCGCTCCCGGCTCGGCTTGCCAACCCGGAGCCGCTCCCGGCCGTATCCTATTAGCGGCGGCGTCTCCTGGCGCCTCCGGGAAGGATTCATCGTGAAAAAAGCTATGATCCCCGTCATCCTCTGTCTCGCGATAGGCTCGATCACCGCCGGAAGAAGCCAGGACCTGGTCAAGAACGATGGCCTCACCGGTCCCCTCCATAAGGCCCATCTCGGCGAAGTCACGTTCATGGCTAAGCCCGTCCCCTTGGCGGACCTCGGGGAGAAGGATTTATTGAAGACGTTTGAACTGCGGGAAGCGGGGGACCTGAACATCCGTGTCTTCATGGAGAATTCGCTCATAAACTATCTCCATCGATTGGCACCCGGAAAGAGCGTCGAAGAATTAAGCGCGGCGGGCAATTATCAATTCACATTTATCGTCAACGGGACCGTGACTTATACGGAGAATCTCCCACCCGGGGCCGGCGGCATCAACGGCAAGATCACTCAAACGACTTATCGCGTCCCGTTGATGAGCACGACGGCGGAGGACTCCTGGGGCCGCTTCCTTTGGAATCGATTCCTCATGTCCGGCGGGGAGGATGCGTTCACGGCGGGGATGCACGAACTGAAAATCGAGATCCGTCCCTACATAAAAAGCCCGGATCTGAAGACGGGGGAGATCATCGCTTCCGGGCGGATCGTCTTGAAGGTCGTTAAGCCCGAAGTGGATGAGTCGAAAATCGCGCCTCAGACGATCCTTCCTGGCAGCGGCTGGCCTGTCTCGGCGGACCCCTTTGACCGGGAAAAGATCCGGGACTTGAAGCGGAAAATCGCCCAGCGTGATTTCAAGGACATTACCAGCCTTATCGTCATCAAGGACGGCAAGCTCCTGATCGAGGAATACTTTAACGGGGTGGGCCGAACGTCGCTCCACAACACCCGGTCGGTGGGGAAGTCCTTCGCCTCGGCGTTGACGGGTTTGGCTCTCCGGGACGGCTATATCAAGAACCTCGATCGGACGTTGGGCGAGTCGTACGATCTCGGCGCCTTCGCTCATCCCTCGCCGAAGAAAAGCAGCGTCACTTTGCGCGACCTCCTGACCATGAGCTCCGCGTTCGGCGGCTCCGATCAGGACA
The sequence above is a segment of the Candidatus Aminicenantes bacterium genome. Coding sequences within it:
- a CDS encoding peptidase S41; this encodes MPISRRQAVKYAVMSLLLASFLTGAIPLRAQDNPLWLRYPAVSPDGQTILFCYKGDIYRVPAAGGPAIPLTLSEAYDYSPVWSHDGKSVAFASDRYGNFDVFIMPAAGGEAKRLTFHSSSDLPSGFTADDKAILFTSARQDAASNVQYPMSTYPELYSVPVGGGEAALVLTKPAIAATVSPAGDKIIYHDQKGYESEWRKHHTSSIARDIWVYDRKAKTNRMLTNFKGEDRNPVFDGNGDDYYYLSEQSGSFNIYKSSLSKPAVSTQLTSFAKNPVRFLTRAATGLLCFGYDGEIYTKAGAAAPKKVDIRIAADGRQVLERTVPIGGGITEGRLSPNGKEV
- a CDS encoding serine hydrolase — translated: MIPVILCLAIGSITAGRSQDLVKNDGLTGPLHKAHLGEVTFMAKPVPLADLGEKDLLKTFELREAGDLNIRVFMENSLINYLHRLAPGKSVEELSAAGNYQFTFIVNGTVTYTENLPPGAGGINGKITQTTYRVPLMSTTAEDSWGRFLWNRFLMSGGEDAFTAGMHELKIEIRPYIKSPDLKTGEIIASGRIVLKVVKPEVDESKIAPQTILPGSGWPVSADPFDREKIRDLKRKIAQRDFKDITSLIVIKDGKLLIEEYFNGVGRTSLHNTRSVGKSFASALTGLALRDGYIKNLDRTLGESYDLGAFAHPSPKKSSVTLRDLLTMSSAFGGSDQDMDSPGNEEKMYPTADWVKFALDLPMDEAKENGKQWDYFTAGVVLLGDILDKVVPGGLERYADQELFKPLGITKYEWQYTPQKVVNTAGGLALTALDLAKFGQLYKNGGLWDGRPVLPKSWVEATFHRYLKVPTRENTSYGLLFWNTTYRANGRPNETFFATGNGGSKIYVFTDQPLVVVVTATAYGKSYAHPQVDKMMERYVLPAVVR